In Desulfovibrio psychrotolerans, a genomic segment contains:
- a CDS encoding thioredoxin family protein encodes MMFRCALLVLTLLLAGIPGVSNAEDLPVPGMVTMIDLGAKNCIPCKMMAPILVKLEKEYAGRAAIRFIDVWENPDQTPKYGIRAIPTQIFYDKNGKERERHVGFLDEASIRQKVDALMQE; translated from the coding sequence ATGATGTTCCGCTGCGCGTTACTGGTTCTGACCCTGCTGCTTGCAGGTATTCCCGGTGTATCCAACGCTGAGGATTTGCCTGTGCCCGGCATGGTCACAATGATAGATCTTGGAGCAAAGAACTGCATACCATGCAAGATGATGGCTCCCATTCTGGTGAAACTGGAAAAAGAATATGCGGGAAGGGCTGCCATACGGTTTATTGATGTATGGGAGAATCCCGACCAGACACCAAAATACGGCATACGGGCCATTCCCACGCAGATTTTTTACGACAAGAACGGTAAGGAACGGGAACGCCACGTGGGTTTTTTGGATGAAGCAAGCATACGCCAAAAGGTGGATGCCCTGATGCAGGAATAG
- a CDS encoding cytochrome c biogenesis CcdA family protein: MFDEFLLTINMWMTGAFGLAVLGCFLWGVVSILFSPCHLASIPLMVGYVAGQGRVVQGREAVGYAGLFSFGLFVSITAVGVLCSLLGRMLGDVSPLWGVPVGLLFFWLGLDMMGVAVCRLPGGGLSRFALRGHLGAWVLGLSYGILSGACTFGFIAPILAIITVQERVAEGVILILAFALGHCLPIVIAGSSVAFSQRMAEGRGMAVVTKWGRKVAGVIVSAIGGYFVVNAFV, from the coding sequence GTGTTCGACGAATTTTTGCTCACCATCAATATGTGGATGACCGGTGCCTTTGGACTCGCGGTGCTGGGATGTTTTTTGTGGGGCGTGGTGAGCATTCTGTTCAGCCCCTGCCATCTTGCATCCATTCCCCTTATGGTCGGCTATGTGGCAGGGCAGGGGCGTGTGGTGCAGGGCAGAGAGGCTGTGGGCTATGCCGGGCTGTTCAGCTTTGGGCTGTTTGTTTCCATAACCGCCGTGGGGGTGCTGTGCTCCCTGCTTGGACGCATGCTGGGAGACGTCTCGCCGTTGTGGGGCGTGCCTGTGGGGTTGCTTTTTTTCTGGCTGGGGCTTGATATGATGGGGGTTGCCGTGTGCCGCCTGCCGGGAGGCGGATTGAGTCGCTTTGCTCTGCGTGGTCATTTGGGGGCATGGGTTCTGGGGCTTTCGTACGGCATTCTTTCCGGCGCGTGCACCTTCGGCTTTATTGCGCCCATTCTCGCCATTATCACAGTACAGGAAAGAGTGGCAGAGGGTGTAATACTCATACTCGCGTTCGCTTTGGGGCATTGTCTGCCCATTGTCATCGCAGGCAGTTCTGTGGCGTTCAGTCAGCGCATGGCAGAGGGCAGGGGCATGGCGGTTGTCACAAAGTGGGGACGCAAGGTCGCCGGTGTGATTGTGTCTGCCATAGGTGGCTATTTTGTCGTCAATGCGTTTGTGTAA
- a CDS encoding D-alanyl-D-alanine carboxypeptidase family protein: MKQRVYRALAGCVLVIFLLSGLGGQAVPVFGDAHAVAAQPDKTAAGGASAKSSGASKSKAAKKKSGSKAQKAGAKSAKKAGDQSAKKSVQTVASLQNTKQPAKAEKVHKAVEAVAAGVVASGTASGTAQTFGNRFTVKPLVVSSGDASLAPAPQQEFQVTADVLQAALEEVRAAVEDNGYALPVEAAAALPRRGTPIALIPVQEKAEVAALVPMQEVRQPKAPQISPAPSGSPAPKAVKDLKLNVRSAILINMTTGDVYYEQNPDAVIAPASITKLLTLYLVREAMAQGTLSPKTLIPVSAKAVNTGGSRMALKKGEKVALEDLIKGISVVSANNACVAVAEYMSKGDTAKFVAQMNAKAKKLGMTKSTFKNPNGLPAKGQLSTARDLAKLSISYLRKFPESLPVHSMTSFTYHGSTRRNANSLLRTYDGVDGLKTGFVNASGFNITVTAKRGKTRLLAVVLGADNPVIRQVETAKLLDYGFTIVEGGPQKSRQAASGFKPFAENDV, encoded by the coding sequence ATGAAGCAAAGGGTTTATCGGGCATTGGCGGGGTGCGTGCTGGTCATTTTCCTGCTCTCCGGGCTGGGGGGGCAGGCTGTGCCTGTGTTCGGCGATGCACATGCCGTAGCGGCCCAGCCCGACAAAACAGCGGCAGGCGGAGCGTCTGCTAAGTCGTCCGGTGCCAGCAAGAGCAAGGCCGCTAAGAAGAAGTCCGGAAGCAAGGCGCAGAAAGCGGGCGCCAAATCCGCTAAAAAAGCCGGGGACCAGTCTGCGAAAAAATCCGTTCAAACGGTTGCCAGCCTTCAGAATACAAAGCAGCCTGCCAAGGCTGAGAAGGTGCATAAGGCTGTTGAGGCGGTGGCTGCGGGAGTGGTGGCATCGGGAACTGCGTCCGGCACTGCTCAGACGTTTGGAAATCGGTTCACCGTAAAGCCGCTGGTAGTCTCTTCCGGTGATGCTTCATTGGCCCCCGCTCCGCAGCAGGAATTTCAGGTTACCGCAGACGTTCTTCAGGCCGCACTGGAAGAGGTTCGGGCGGCGGTGGAAGACAACGGCTATGCTCTGCCTGTTGAGGCTGCTGCGGCATTGCCCCGCAGGGGCACACCGATTGCGCTGATACCTGTGCAGGAAAAGGCGGAGGTTGCCGCACTTGTCCCCATGCAGGAAGTCCGGCAACCTAAGGCTCCCCAGATTTCCCCTGCGCCATCAGGTTCCCCCGCCCCCAAGGCTGTCAAGGACCTTAAGCTTAACGTCCGGTCCGCCATTCTTATTAATATGACCACCGGCGATGTCTACTACGAACAGAACCCGGACGCTGTTATCGCCCCTGCATCCATCACCAAGCTGCTTACCCTGTATCTGGTCCGCGAGGCCATGGCGCAGGGAACATTGTCTCCCAAGACACTCATTCCCGTCAGTGCCAAGGCGGTGAATACGGGCGGCTCGCGTATGGCGTTGAAGAAAGGCGAAAAGGTGGCTCTGGAAGATCTAATCAAGGGCATAAGTGTGGTTTCTGCCAACAACGCCTGCGTGGCTGTGGCAGAATACATGTCCAAGGGCGATACTGCTAAATTCGTGGCTCAGATGAACGCCAAGGCCAAGAAGCTGGGCATGACCAAGAGCACGTTCAAGAATCCCAACGGGTTGCCCGCCAAGGGGCAGCTTTCTACAGCCAGAGACCTTGCCAAGCTTTCCATCAGCTACCTGCGTAAGTTCCCGGAATCGCTGCCTGTGCATTCCATGACATCTTTCACCTATCACGGCTCCACCCGCCGCAACGCCAACTCGCTGCTCCGCACCTATGATGGGGTGGACGGCCTGAAAACCGGGTTTGTGAACGCCTCCGGCTTCAATATCACGGTAACGGCAAAGCGCGGCAAAACTCGCCTGCTGGCAGTGGTTCTGGGCGCGGATAATCCGGTCATCCGTCAGGTGGAGACAGCCAAGCTGCTGGATTACGGCTTCACTATCGTGGAGGGCGGACCGCAGAAGTCCAGACAAGCTGCATCCGGGTTCAAGCCTTTTGCCGAGAACGATGTGTAG
- the serS gene encoding serine--tRNA ligase, with the protein MLDLKLLQRDPDIVVTALAKRHSKIDVSEFLELDARRRALLNEVEGLKSERNKASEEVAKLKRAGQDASGRIAELGELAERIKLLDVEAEAVVAKVSEWLVAVPNVPHESVPVGADENDNVELHRWGSAPAFDFSPKEHWELAEQLGGLDFERGAKLAGSRFTVLWGWAARLERALVNLFLDIQTREHGYTEMFPPAIVNSGAMTGTGQLPKFEEDLFKLNYKDFYLIPTAEVPLTNLLSGEMLSEAELPMAFTAQTQCFRSEAGSYGKDTKGLIRQHQFTKVEMVRLSHPDTSYEQLELMRQHAENLLQRLGLHYRVVTLCSGDMGFASSKTYDIEVWLPGQGKFREISSCSNCTDFQARRANLRFKREGAKKPEYVHTLNGSGLPTGRTMVAILENYQQADGSIAIPEALRPYLDGLEVITPAMAKGR; encoded by the coding sequence ATGCTCGACCTCAAGCTTTTGCAGAGAGACCCCGATATTGTTGTTACCGCCCTTGCCAAGCGGCATTCCAAAATAGATGTGAGCGAGTTTCTGGAACTGGATGCCCGTCGCCGTGCCTTGCTGAACGAGGTAGAGGGCCTGAAGAGCGAGCGCAATAAGGCCTCGGAAGAGGTTGCCAAGCTCAAGCGGGCCGGGCAGGACGCCTCCGGGCGCATTGCGGAGCTGGGCGAGCTTGCGGAGCGCATCAAGCTGCTGGACGTAGAAGCGGAAGCCGTAGTGGCCAAAGTGAGTGAGTGGCTGGTTGCCGTGCCCAACGTTCCCCACGAATCCGTGCCCGTGGGAGCAGACGAGAACGACAATGTGGAACTGCACCGCTGGGGCAGTGCGCCCGCCTTTGATTTTTCGCCTAAGGAGCACTGGGAGCTTGCGGAGCAGCTGGGCGGGCTGGATTTTGAACGCGGTGCCAAGCTTGCGGGGTCGCGCTTTACCGTGCTCTGGGGCTGGGCGGCGCGGCTGGAGCGGGCACTGGTGAACTTGTTCCTTGATATCCAGACCCGTGAACACGGGTATACAGAAATGTTCCCTCCGGCCATTGTAAACAGCGGTGCCATGACCGGCACCGGGCAGCTTCCCAAGTTTGAGGAAGACCTGTTCAAGCTCAACTACAAGGATTTTTACCTTATTCCCACCGCAGAGGTGCCCCTGACCAACCTGCTCTCCGGCGAGATGCTCTCCGAGGCGGAGCTGCCCATGGCCTTTACCGCCCAGACGCAGTGCTTCCGGTCAGAGGCAGGCAGCTACGGCAAGGACACCAAGGGGCTTATCCGGCAGCATCAGTTCACCAAGGTGGAGATGGTGCGGCTTTCGCACCCCGATACCTCCTATGAACAACTGGAGCTTATGCGTCAGCATGCGGAAAATCTGCTGCAACGCCTTGGCTTGCATTACAGGGTGGTTACATTGTGTTCGGGTGATATGGGGTTCGCGTCTTCCAAAACCTATGACATAGAGGTGTGGTTGCCCGGACAGGGCAAGTTTCGCGAGATATCGTCCTGCTCCAACTGCACCGATTTTCAGGCCCGGCGCGCCAACCTGCGCTTTAAGCGCGAAGGTGCAAAAAAGCCGGAATATGTGCACACCCTGAACGGCTCCGGGCTTCCCACAGGGCGCACCATGGTGGCGATACTGGAGAACTACCAGCAGGCAGACGGCTCCATAGCCATACCGGAAGCGCTGCGCCCCTATCTTGATGGCCTTGAGGTTATTACGCCAGCCATGGCCAAAGGCAGGTAA
- a CDS encoding helix-turn-helix domain-containing protein: MVSNSIAKGSEPRAEAILVRWLTEKEVAAITRLSLSTLRAHRFAGRGIPYAKIGRSVRYSATEVQRYMTERQIVPHKVVSC; encoded by the coding sequence ATGGTTTCGAACAGTATCGCCAAGGGCAGCGAGCCTCGAGCAGAAGCAATTTTGGTCCGCTGGCTCACGGAAAAGGAGGTGGCGGCCATTACCCGCTTGAGCCTCTCTACCCTCCGGGCGCACCGGTTTGCCGGAAGGGGAATACCCTACGCAAAAATCGGACGCTCAGTACGTTACTCGGCCACCGAGGTCCAACGGTACATGACCGAACGCCAAATTGTCCCGCACAAGGTAGTGTCATGCTGA
- a CDS encoding AAA family ATPase, producing MTALVLGEVFGLKPEHCFSSFPTSSIHNAAISTAAVEKIPHHLHGNGIDFTLKAKFRVRNLDGTDSLVLCMYTTGDQDLFVVAIRKVTETGTPIVSLGAAPAPAHLFARDLILKNPAAEVWLCTDIRVAMRLTDLAKEGRVIERTGVVVSGFFGGDDAVKALIASDLAGHNVTILSSPGQDGWESVPVLAKTCMDYGAFQVSLFPWPLVPERGLTYKEPLKPEVARCLYDRQIHIGDVELPSRLAEQVRTMAIPLENLQAWKRQVGLVSPAERESEGKHEPDFALVTFGALPDKVSAAPNSAMSISSMLTPSYTTMIWGFSNAGKSWFAIEIALALATGTPCFFLTASPPTKVVYLDGEVGEADFKQRCVQLMGNREGRRALLDTNLGVVSLRGGQSLLDGKRQDEVLATLKEAETQVVFIDNLFSLAPNAAKANATPFFEFIKRIQAEGIAVIIIHHARKTATDFKGPVELVSLCQNVLHIEGRDQIHADDRDLLCKAVHDALATDGPVARVYVDKCKVAPHFERRHGTYKLPVGQPWEWVEGDLCPVDDNHEISASTASSTPVHDETNYHRSLSDLTPDQQRVLEVMEKGKSYYRKNIEEISGLKEDRVRKALNALREAGLISREGNGKDTHYRRV from the coding sequence ATGACAGCCCTCGTGCTGGGCGAAGTGTTTGGTCTGAAGCCGGAACACTGCTTTTCCAGCTTCCCCACGTCCAGCATTCACAACGCAGCCATTAGCACTGCTGCCGTTGAAAAAATTCCACACCACCTTCACGGCAATGGCATTGACTTCACACTCAAGGCGAAATTCAGGGTGCGTAACCTTGACGGCACGGACTCGTTGGTGCTCTGCATGTACACGACCGGCGACCAAGATCTGTTTGTTGTCGCGATACGCAAAGTAACAGAGACTGGCACCCCTATCGTATCTCTGGGAGCCGCCCCAGCACCAGCCCACCTGTTCGCGCGGGACTTGATCTTGAAAAATCCTGCGGCAGAAGTATGGCTCTGCACGGACATTCGCGTGGCTATGCGGCTTACAGACCTTGCCAAGGAAGGGCGCGTGATTGAGCGCACCGGGGTTGTCGTCTCTGGCTTCTTCGGAGGCGATGATGCGGTCAAAGCCCTTATTGCCAGCGACTTGGCTGGGCACAACGTGACCATCCTCTCCTCCCCAGGACAGGACGGATGGGAAAGTGTACCTGTGCTTGCGAAAACCTGCATGGACTACGGCGCATTTCAGGTCTCCCTCTTTCCCTGGCCCCTTGTTCCCGAACGCGGGCTGACCTACAAGGAGCCACTGAAGCCTGAGGTGGCAAGATGTTTATACGATAGGCAAATCCACATTGGTGACGTCGAGTTGCCTTCGCGACTTGCGGAACAAGTGCGGACAATGGCTATTCCTTTGGAGAACCTGCAAGCATGGAAGCGACAAGTCGGGCTCGTAAGCCCGGCAGAGCGAGAAAGCGAAGGCAAGCACGAACCAGACTTTGCTCTTGTGACCTTTGGTGCGCTTCCTGATAAAGTATCAGCAGCACCGAACAGCGCAATGAGCATAAGCAGCATGCTTACGCCCAGTTACACAACAATGATCTGGGGCTTCTCCAACGCTGGAAAGAGTTGGTTCGCCATTGAAATCGCCTTAGCCCTCGCCACGGGAACACCCTGTTTCTTCCTTACAGCCTCCCCACCCACAAAGGTGGTATACCTTGACGGCGAAGTAGGCGAGGCCGACTTCAAGCAACGATGCGTGCAACTGATGGGGAACAGGGAAGGACGCCGAGCGCTGCTCGACACCAACCTTGGCGTTGTCTCTCTTCGGGGAGGGCAAAGCCTTCTTGATGGGAAAAGGCAGGATGAGGTACTTGCAACCCTCAAAGAGGCGGAAACACAGGTCGTCTTTATTGACAACCTGTTCTCTCTGGCTCCCAATGCGGCAAAAGCCAATGCCACGCCTTTTTTTGAATTCATCAAGAGGATCCAAGCTGAGGGCATAGCCGTCATCATCATTCACCATGCAAGGAAAACGGCTACGGACTTCAAGGGCCCTGTGGAACTTGTGAGCCTGTGCCAGAACGTACTGCACATAGAAGGTCGGGACCAAATCCATGCGGACGATCGGGATCTGTTGTGTAAAGCCGTACATGATGCCCTTGCCACAGATGGTCCTGTCGCCCGTGTTTACGTAGACAAATGTAAGGTTGCTCCTCACTTTGAACGTCGCCATGGCACCTACAAGCTGCCGGTTGGGCAACCTTGGGAATGGGTGGAAGGCGATCTCTGCCCTGTTGATGACAACCACGAAATCTCGGCGTCAACGGCTTCCTCCACGCCTGTGCATGACGAGACGAACTATCACCGCTCACTCTCTGACCTCACTCCAGATCAGCAAAGAGTTCTTGAGGTTATGGAGAAGGGGAAGTCCTACTACCGAAAGAACATTGAAGAAATCTCAGGCCTCAAAGAGGACAGGGTCCGCAAGGCCCTGAATGCTCTTCGGGAAGCCGGTCTTATAAGCCGAGAAGGCAATGGCAAAGACACACACTACCGGCGCGTATAA
- a CDS encoding ERF family protein, with amino-acid sequence MTEAPLSHPAPGASPTITELAKAMLRVQQSLSPASKDAENPFVNKRYATLNSVMDACREGLIANGIWVAQYPVPVETGHLGLVTKLVHAESGQWQSSLMVMPLPKADPQGYGSALTYARRYGLATMVGLVTEADDDAEGAMPRSGNRPAKAQAATGARKESTQASPARSGTMATVAPQPPAQRNEKQGERPRAALAALPRIDGITYQTIQAQDGRTCVTASGDTRSKKALLQEAGFRWDATRKVWWRYADAQAA; translated from the coding sequence ATGACCGAAGCCCCTTTATCCCATCCCGCCCCTGGCGCATCCCCGACCATCACCGAATTGGCTAAGGCCATGCTGCGGGTGCAGCAGTCCCTGTCTCCGGCGTCCAAGGATGCCGAAAACCCTTTCGTCAACAAGCGTTACGCCACGCTGAACTCCGTCATGGATGCCTGCCGTGAGGGGCTCATCGCCAACGGCATCTGGGTTGCGCAGTATCCCGTGCCGGTGGAGACCGGCCATCTCGGCCTTGTCACGAAGCTTGTCCACGCAGAATCTGGCCAGTGGCAATCTTCCCTCATGGTCATGCCGCTTCCGAAGGCCGACCCGCAAGGATACGGCTCCGCACTGACCTACGCACGGCGCTATGGCCTCGCCACCATGGTGGGTCTGGTCACTGAGGCGGACGATGACGCCGAAGGGGCCATGCCCAGAAGCGGAAACCGTCCGGCCAAGGCACAGGCGGCCACAGGGGCACGAAAGGAATCTACACAGGCATCTCCTGCCCGTAGCGGGACGATGGCGACAGTCGCACCACAACCACCGGCGCAGCGCAATGAGAAGCAGGGTGAACGTCCAAGGGCAGCATTGGCCGCATTGCCCCGCATAGACGGCATCACCTACCAGACCATTCAGGCACAGGACGGACGCACCTGCGTCACGGCTTCCGGCGACACCCGGAGCAAGAAGGCACTGTTGCAGGAGGCTGGTTTTCGTTGGGATGCTACCCGCAAAGTCTGGTGGCGGTACGCCGATGCTCAAGCCGCCTGA
- a CDS encoding type II toxin-antitoxin system RelE/ParE family toxin produces MKVVWTEAADTDRERIVLFIAADNPHAAIELDALFTAAADSLAALPFRGRIGRVADTRELVVHKNYILVYGHDALRATLYIKAVVHAALQYPPEPVVPDRP; encoded by the coding sequence ATGAAGGTGGTCTGGACTGAGGCAGCGGACACGGACCGTGAGCGCATAGTCCTGTTCATCGCTGCGGATAATCCACACGCCGCCATCGAACTGGACGCACTTTTTACCGCTGCAGCAGACTCTTTGGCCGCGCTACCCTTCAGAGGGCGCATAGGACGGGTGGCGGACACGCGGGAACTGGTCGTGCACAAGAACTATATCCTTGTGTACGGGCACGATGCGCTCCGGGCTACGCTTTATATCAAAGCGGTTGTTCATGCCGCCTTGCAATATCCTCCTGAACCGGTTGTGCCTGATAGACCATAG